The proteins below come from a single Oerskovia jenensis genomic window:
- a CDS encoding TrkH family potassium uptake protein — protein MAQGVSGRFFAGRELIDRLARHSPARLAVTVFAAVISLFTLLLMAPWATTSGKSAPFVDALFTATSAVCVTGLVVVPTGTYWSTYGQVVILVGIKVGGLGVMTLASILGMAVSRRIGLTQKLLTASETKTTRLGEVGSLVRVVIITSTTIELTIALLLLPRFIVLEESFGEAAWHGLFYGISAFNNAGFIPTAEGLTPYVGDWMLLMPIIIGVFIGSLGFPVILNVMRNRRRASKWSLHTKLTLSTSAILVVVAVVLFAAFEWTNAKTLGPLSLNEKVLASLFAGVMPRSAGFSTIDINGMHESSWLITDALMFVGGGSASTAGGIKVTTLAVMLLAIVSEARGDRDLEAFGRRVPRETLRLAVAVSFIGATTVLVSSLLLLEITGWTLDVILFETISAFATVGLSTGVTADLPTAGKYVLVVLMFIGRTGTMTLAAALALRDRRRVIRYPEERPIIG, from the coding sequence ATGGCCCAGGGCGTCTCCGGGCGTTTCTTCGCCGGTCGCGAGCTGATCGACCGCCTCGCCCGCCACTCCCCCGCGCGCCTCGCGGTGACGGTCTTCGCGGCCGTGATCTCGCTGTTCACGCTGCTCCTCATGGCGCCCTGGGCCACGACGTCCGGGAAGTCGGCGCCGTTCGTCGACGCGCTCTTCACGGCGACGTCGGCCGTGTGCGTGACGGGCCTCGTGGTCGTCCCGACGGGGACGTACTGGTCCACGTACGGGCAGGTCGTGATCCTCGTGGGCATCAAGGTCGGCGGCCTGGGCGTCATGACGCTCGCCTCGATCCTCGGCATGGCCGTCTCGCGACGCATCGGGCTGACGCAGAAGCTGCTCACCGCGTCGGAGACCAAGACGACGCGGCTCGGCGAGGTCGGCTCGCTCGTCCGGGTCGTCATCATCACCTCGACGACCATCGAGCTGACCATCGCCCTCCTGCTGCTGCCCCGCTTCATCGTGCTCGAGGAGTCGTTCGGCGAGGCGGCCTGGCACGGGCTGTTCTACGGGATCTCGGCGTTCAACAACGCGGGCTTCATCCCCACGGCCGAAGGGCTCACCCCCTACGTGGGCGACTGGATGCTGCTCATGCCGATCATCATCGGGGTGTTCATCGGCTCGCTCGGCTTCCCCGTGATCCTCAACGTCATGCGCAACCGCCGGCGCGCCTCGAAGTGGAGCCTGCACACCAAGCTGACCCTCTCGACGAGCGCGATCCTCGTGGTCGTCGCGGTCGTCCTGTTCGCGGCGTTCGAGTGGACCAACGCGAAGACGCTGGGCCCGCTGAGCCTCAACGAGAAGGTCCTGGCGTCGCTGTTCGCCGGGGTCATGCCACGGTCGGCGGGCTTCTCGACGATCGACATCAACGGCATGCACGAGTCGAGCTGGCTCATCACCGACGCGCTCATGTTCGTCGGAGGTGGCAGCGCCTCGACCGCGGGCGGCATCAAGGTCACGACGCTCGCCGTCATGCTGCTCGCGATCGTCTCGGAGGCCCGCGGCGACCGCGACCTCGAGGCGTTCGGGCGCCGCGTCCCGCGCGAGACCCTGCGCCTCGCGGTCGCCGTGTCGTTCATCGGGGCCACGACCGTGCTCGTCTCGAGCCTGCTCCTGCTGGAGATCACCGGGTGGACGCTCGACGTGATCCTCTTCGAGACCATCTCGGCGTTCGCGACCGTGGGCCTGTCGACCGGCGTGACCGCCGACCTGCCGACGGCGGGCAAGTACGTGCTCGTCGTGTTGATGTTCATCGGTCGTACCGGGACCATGACCCTGGCGGCCGCGCTCGCGCTGCGTGACCGGCGACGCGTCATCCGTTATCCCGAGGAACGCCCGATCATCGGCTGA
- a CDS encoding potassium channel family protein, protein MPDKKAPEKNAGVLVIGLGRFGSAIAATLDRLGQDVLAVERSPELIAQWSGQIPLVEADASNPTALEQLGARDFPVAVVGVGTSLEASVLITGNLVDLGTPQIWAKAISAEHGRILQRIGAHHVVFPEADAGSRVAHLVSGKLLDYIEVEDGFTIVKMRPPKETQGFTIAQTKVRERYGVTIIGVKSPGQDFVYAEPSTRISANDLLIVSGHAELLERFAARP, encoded by the coding sequence GTGCCCGACAAGAAGGCCCCCGAGAAGAACGCGGGCGTGCTCGTGATCGGCCTCGGCCGGTTCGGGTCCGCGATCGCGGCGACGCTCGACCGGCTCGGTCAGGACGTGCTCGCGGTCGAGCGCTCCCCCGAGCTCATCGCGCAGTGGTCGGGCCAGATCCCCCTCGTGGAGGCCGACGCCTCGAACCCGACCGCCCTCGAGCAGCTCGGCGCTCGCGACTTCCCCGTGGCCGTGGTCGGGGTGGGCACGTCGCTCGAGGCGAGCGTGCTCATCACGGGCAACCTGGTGGACCTGGGCACGCCGCAGATCTGGGCCAAGGCCATCTCGGCCGAGCACGGGCGCATCCTGCAGCGCATCGGCGCGCACCACGTGGTGTTCCCGGAGGCCGACGCCGGCAGCCGCGTCGCGCACCTGGTCTCGGGCAAGCTGCTCGACTACATCGAGGTCGAGGACGGCTTCACGATCGTCAAGATGCGCCCCCCGAAGGAGACGCAGGGCTTCACGATCGCGCAGACGAAGGTCCGCGAGCGCTACGGCGTGACGATCATCGGCGTGAAGTCCCCGGGCCAGGACTTCGTGTACGCCGAGCCGAGCACGCGCATCTCGGCGAACGACCTGCTCATCGTCTCGGGGCACGCGGAGCTGCTGGAGCGGTTCGCGGCGCGCCCCTGA
- a CDS encoding ABC transporter permease, with amino-acid sequence MRLTLATAGRVLRQIRHDPRTIALLVVLPCVLLGLIAWMFDGTPVLDQFGPILVGLFPLVIMFLVTSVTTLRERQSGTLERLMTLPLGKGDFVGGYALAFALLATVQALVVVAFAVWVCGMEVAGPVGLVVLVAVLDAILGSCLGLAASALARSEFQAVQLMPVILFPQLITCGLLMPRDEMPAVLEAISRVLPLTYGVSALQDVAAGGTFADVSGAVAVIVAFIVGAIVLGTLTLRRRTA; translated from the coding sequence CTGCGCCTGACCCTCGCGACCGCGGGCCGGGTCCTGCGCCAGATCCGCCACGACCCGCGAACCATCGCGCTGCTCGTCGTGCTGCCGTGCGTGCTGCTGGGCCTCATCGCGTGGATGTTCGACGGCACGCCCGTGCTCGACCAGTTCGGGCCGATCCTCGTGGGCCTGTTCCCCCTCGTCATCATGTTCCTCGTCACGAGCGTCACCACCTTGCGCGAGCGCCAGTCCGGGACGCTCGAACGGCTCATGACCCTGCCGCTGGGCAAGGGCGACTTCGTGGGCGGGTACGCCCTGGCGTTCGCGCTGCTCGCGACCGTGCAGGCGCTCGTCGTCGTGGCGTTCGCGGTGTGGGTGTGCGGGATGGAGGTCGCGGGTCCGGTGGGCCTCGTGGTGCTCGTGGCCGTGCTGGACGCGATCCTCGGGTCGTGCCTGGGCCTGGCGGCCTCTGCGCTGGCCCGCTCGGAGTTCCAGGCGGTCCAGCTCATGCCCGTGATCCTCTTCCCGCAGCTCATCACGTGCGGGCTGCTCATGCCCCGCGACGAGATGCCCGCGGTGCTCGAGGCGATCAGCCGCGTGCTGCCCCTGACGTACGGCGTCTCGGCGCTGCAGGACGTCGCCGCGGGCGGGACCTTCGCGGACGTGAGCGGGGCGGTCGCCGTCATCGTGGCGTTCATCGTCGGTGCGATCGTGCTGGGCACGCTGACGCTGCGGCGCCGCACGGCCTAG
- a CDS encoding ABC transporter ATP-binding protein, with amino-acid sequence MRPMGNSEPAVSVEGLRVDRGGTTVLHALDLTVPERQIVGLLGPSGSGKTTLLRTLVGVQVVTAGTVHVLGRPAGDPALRRQVGYVTQSPSVYPDLSVTENLRYFAAILGVGPRDVSRVIDAVDLARHARRRVGTLSGGERSRVSLAAALLGDPRLLVLDEPTVGLDPVLRRDLWDLFARLRDAGTSLLVSSHVMDEATRCDRLLLLRDGRLLADDTLPGLLERTGAHDVEHAFLRLVEDASVPDGAAPVRSPRDLGGEES; translated from the coding sequence ATGCGTCCTATGGGCAACAGCGAGCCCGCCGTCAGCGTCGAGGGCCTGCGCGTCGACCGCGGCGGGACCACGGTCCTGCACGCGCTCGACCTCACCGTGCCCGAGCGGCAGATCGTCGGGCTCCTCGGACCGAGCGGCAGCGGCAAGACCACGCTCCTGCGCACGCTCGTCGGGGTGCAGGTGGTCACGGCCGGGACCGTGCACGTGCTCGGGCGGCCCGCAGGGGACCCGGCGCTGCGGCGTCAGGTCGGGTACGTGACCCAGTCGCCCAGCGTCTACCCCGACCTCAGCGTGACCGAGAACCTGCGCTACTTCGCGGCGATCCTCGGGGTGGGACCCCGCGACGTCTCGCGCGTGATCGACGCCGTGGACCTCGCGCGGCACGCGCGTCGCCGGGTCGGCACGTTGTCGGGGGGCGAGCGCTCACGCGTCTCGCTCGCGGCCGCGCTCCTGGGAGACCCGCGGCTGCTCGTGCTCGACGAGCCGACCGTCGGGCTCGACCCCGTCCTGCGCCGCGACCTGTGGGACCTGTTCGCCCGGCTGCGCGACGCCGGCACGTCGCTGCTCGTGTCCTCGCACGTCATGGACGAGGCGACGCGCTGCGACCGCCTGCTGCTCCTGCGGGACGGTCGCCTGCTCGCGGACGACACCCTGCCCGGCCTGCTCGAGCGCACGGGAGCCCACGACGTCGAGCACGCGTTCCTGCGCCTCGTCGAGGACGCGTCCGTGCCCGACGGCGCCGCACCCGTCAGGAGTCCGCGTGACCTCGGAGGGGAGGAGTCATGA
- the proC gene encoding pyrroline-5-carboxylate reductase produces MSTSTTNQQAERPGPTPRLAVLGTGVMGETVLAGALRAGWSPAEVVATVRRAERGQELRERHGVDTTTDNVEAVRGAGLVVVAVKPKDVAGLLAQVSEHLAQGAVVVSVVVGLRARFYEDRLPAGTSVVRVMPNTPSVIGAGVSAVSGGTAASEDDVSLVERLLGETGLVVRVAEKDQDAVGALSGSGPAYVFYVVDALAEAGVLLGLTRAVALELATATVLGSARMLDETGEHPVILREKVSSPGGTTVAALRALDEGGVRAAFLSALEAARDRSQELAAALEAQG; encoded by the coding sequence ATGTCCACGTCGACCACGAACCAGCAGGCCGAGCGACCCGGCCCCACCCCGCGCCTCGCGGTCCTCGGGACCGGGGTGATGGGGGAGACGGTCCTCGCCGGCGCGTTGCGCGCCGGCTGGTCCCCGGCCGAGGTCGTCGCGACCGTGCGGCGCGCCGAGCGTGGCCAGGAGCTGCGTGAGCGCCACGGCGTGGACACGACGACCGACAACGTCGAGGCCGTGCGCGGCGCGGGCCTCGTCGTGGTCGCGGTCAAGCCCAAGGACGTGGCGGGGCTGCTCGCCCAGGTCTCGGAGCACCTGGCGCAGGGAGCGGTCGTGGTGAGCGTCGTCGTCGGGCTCCGGGCGCGCTTCTACGAGGACAGGCTCCCGGCCGGGACGTCGGTCGTGCGCGTCATGCCCAACACGCCGTCGGTGATCGGCGCGGGGGTCAGCGCGGTCAGCGGCGGCACCGCCGCGAGCGAGGACGACGTGAGCCTCGTCGAGCGGCTCCTGGGCGAGACGGGCCTCGTGGTGCGGGTCGCGGAGAAGGACCAGGACGCGGTCGGCGCGCTGTCGGGCTCGGGCCCCGCCTACGTCTTCTACGTCGTCGACGCGCTCGCCGAGGCCGGCGTGCTGCTCGGCCTGACGCGGGCCGTGGCGCTCGAGCTCGCGACGGCGACCGTGCTCGGCTCCGCCCGGATGCTCGACGAGACGGGCGAGCACCCCGTGATCCTGCGCGAGAAGGTCTCGTCTCCCGGCGGGACCACGGTCGCGGCCCTGCGCGCGCTCGACGAGGGCGGCGTCCGGGCCGCGTTCCTGTCCGCGCTCGAGGCCGCCCGCGACAGGTCGCAGGAGCTGGCTGCCGCCCTGGAGGCGCAGGGCTGA
- a CDS encoding potassium channel family protein, with translation MRRLRKDSPWWTVVTTLGSLAACLLLYYGVPLGDGEREWVQILLFAVGFVGLCYLIRFQVRRQLRAGREPSVRVQSVVGLLSPIIVFFSIAYYLLAINSDTEFVGIETRTDALYFTVVTLGTVGFGDVHPVGQAARVITMVQILFDLAVIGVLVAVATQRLKERAEMKHPHRPDGN, from the coding sequence ATGCGCAGGCTCCGGAAGGACAGCCCGTGGTGGACGGTCGTCACCACGCTCGGCTCGCTCGCGGCGTGCCTGCTCCTGTACTACGGGGTCCCGCTCGGCGACGGCGAGCGGGAGTGGGTGCAGATCCTGCTGTTCGCGGTCGGCTTCGTGGGGCTCTGCTACCTCATCAGGTTCCAGGTGCGTCGACAGCTTCGCGCGGGGCGGGAGCCGAGCGTGCGGGTCCAGTCCGTCGTCGGGCTGCTCTCTCCGATCATCGTCTTCTTCTCGATCGCCTACTACCTCCTGGCCATCAACAGCGACACCGAGTTCGTGGGGATCGAGACCCGGACCGACGCGCTGTACTTCACGGTCGTGACGCTCGGGACGGTCGGGTTCGGCGACGTCCACCCCGTGGGTCAGGCGGCGCGTGTCATCACGATGGTCCAGATCCTGTTCGACCTGGCGGTGATCGGTGTCCTGGTCGCGGTCGCGACGCAGCGGCTGAAGGAGCGCGCGGAGATGAAGCACCCGCACCGCCCCGACGGGAATTGA
- the radA gene encoding DNA repair protein RadA codes for MTTSTSASRATSKRPAKPAYRCSECGWTTAKWVGRCGECQEWGTVTEEAAASAGPRTAAVAPTRNPARPIGEIDVETARATPTGVAEFDRVLGGGLVPGAVVLLAGEPGVGKSTLLLKVASNVAAGVSDKATAPDEAPLPAPRPRTVLYVTGEESAGQVRLRAERVGALAPGLLLAAETDLATVLGHIEATDPALLVVDSVQTIASAQVDGSPGGVSQVREVAAALIAAAKERDLPVILVGHVTKDGSVAGPRTLEHLVDVVCQFEGDRHSRLRLVRAIKNRYGPTDEVGCFDLSETGIVGLTDPSGLFMSHAGAGAPGTFITVTLEGRRPLALEIQSLVVPSPLTNPRRTTSGVDSSRLAMILAVMHRHAGVRLVDQDVYVSTIGGARVTEPAADLAIALATFSAREDQVMPPGTIAIGEVGLAGDIRPVSGLDRRLGEAARLGFTRAVVPRGSSPKPPAGMTVLPAQHLGEAVELARGGHLPPQQERTRFDE; via the coding sequence GTGACCACATCGACCTCCGCCTCGCGCGCCACGAGCAAGCGTCCGGCCAAGCCCGCCTACCGGTGCAGCGAGTGCGGCTGGACCACCGCCAAGTGGGTCGGCCGCTGCGGCGAGTGCCAGGAGTGGGGCACCGTCACGGAGGAGGCCGCGGCGAGCGCGGGCCCCCGCACCGCAGCTGTGGCCCCGACGCGCAACCCCGCGCGTCCCATCGGGGAGATCGACGTCGAGACCGCGCGCGCCACCCCCACGGGCGTCGCCGAGTTCGACCGCGTGCTGGGAGGCGGTCTCGTCCCCGGGGCCGTCGTGCTGCTCGCGGGCGAGCCGGGGGTCGGCAAGTCCACGCTGCTGCTCAAGGTCGCGAGCAACGTCGCGGCCGGCGTGAGCGACAAGGCCACCGCCCCCGACGAGGCTCCGCTCCCGGCGCCGAGACCCCGCACCGTCCTGTACGTCACGGGCGAGGAGTCGGCCGGGCAGGTCAGGCTGCGCGCCGAGCGCGTCGGGGCCCTGGCGCCGGGCCTGCTGCTCGCGGCCGAGACGGACCTCGCGACCGTGCTGGGGCACATCGAGGCCACCGACCCCGCGCTGCTCGTGGTCGACTCGGTGCAGACCATCGCCTCGGCACAGGTCGACGGCTCCCCCGGGGGCGTGAGCCAGGTCCGCGAGGTCGCCGCAGCCCTGATCGCCGCGGCCAAGGAGCGGGACCTGCCCGTGATCCTCGTGGGGCACGTGACCAAGGACGGGTCCGTCGCGGGACCGCGCACGCTCGAGCACCTCGTGGACGTCGTGTGCCAGTTCGAGGGGGACCGGCACTCGCGGCTGCGCCTCGTGCGCGCCATCAAGAACCGCTACGGGCCCACCGACGAGGTCGGCTGCTTCGACCTGTCGGAGACCGGGATCGTGGGCCTGACGGACCCCAGCGGCCTGTTCATGTCGCACGCCGGGGCCGGCGCCCCGGGCACGTTCATCACCGTGACCCTCGAGGGGCGTCGCCCGCTCGCGCTCGAGATCCAGTCGCTCGTGGTCCCCAGTCCGCTGACCAACCCGCGGCGCACCACGAGCGGTGTCGACTCGAGCAGGCTCGCGATGATCCTCGCCGTGATGCACCGGCACGCCGGCGTGCGCCTCGTCGACCAGGACGTGTACGTCTCGACGATCGGAGGCGCCCGCGTGACCGAGCCCGCCGCGGACCTCGCGATCGCGCTCGCGACGTTCTCGGCCCGCGAGGACCAGGTCATGCCTCCCGGGACCATCGCGATCGGGGAGGTCGGGCTCGCAGGCGACATCCGTCCCGTGTCGGGGCTGGACCGCAGGCTCGGCGAGGCCGCACGGCTGGGCTTCACGCGGGCCGTGGTGCCCCGCGGCTCCTCGCCCAAGCCTCCTGCGGGCATGACCGTGCTGCCCGCGCAGCACCTCGGCGAGGCCGTCGAGCTCGCCCGTGGGGGCCACCTCCCCCCGCAGCAGGAGCGCACGCGCTTCGACGAATGA
- the disA gene encoding DNA integrity scanning diadenylate cyclase DisA — protein MLRETLAAVAPGTELRDGLERILRGRTGALIVLGLDKVVETMCSGGFVLDVGFSATRLRELSKMDGAVVLDRDANRILRAAVQLLPDATIETTESGTRHRTAERVAKQCGFPVISVSQSMRIVALYVGGQRYVLEDSDTILSRANQALATLERYRARLDEVSGTLSALEIEDLVTVRDVCAVVQRLEMVGRISEEIAGYVVELGTDGRLLALQLDELIGGIGSDRESVIRDYVELGRKDRSLADVKNALGALDSTQLLDLTLIGRVLDLPGGGEALDAAVAPHGYRLLSKVPRLPGAIIDRLVSHFGGLQKLLAASIDDLMAVDGVGEQRARAVREGLSRLAESSILERYV, from the coding sequence ATGCTCCGGGAGACCCTCGCAGCAGTGGCTCCGGGCACCGAGCTCCGCGACGGCCTCGAGCGCATCCTGCGCGGCCGGACGGGCGCACTGATCGTCCTCGGCCTGGACAAGGTCGTCGAGACCATGTGCTCGGGCGGTTTCGTCCTGGACGTCGGCTTCTCCGCGACCCGCCTGCGCGAGCTCTCCAAGATGGACGGCGCCGTGGTCCTCGACCGGGACGCCAACCGCATCCTGCGCGCCGCGGTCCAGCTCCTGCCGGACGCGACGATCGAGACCACCGAGTCCGGCACGCGCCACCGTACGGCCGAGCGCGTCGCCAAGCAGTGCGGGTTCCCCGTCATCTCGGTGAGCCAGTCCATGCGGATCGTCGCGCTCTACGTGGGCGGGCAGCGCTACGTGCTCGAGGACTCGGACACCATCCTCTCGCGCGCGAACCAGGCTCTCGCGACGCTCGAGCGTTACCGTGCCCGCCTCGACGAGGTCAGCGGCACGCTGTCGGCCCTCGAGATCGAGGACCTCGTCACGGTCCGCGACGTCTGCGCCGTGGTGCAGCGCCTCGAGATGGTGGGCCGCATCTCCGAGGAGATCGCGGGCTACGTCGTCGAGCTCGGCACCGACGGCCGACTGCTCGCGCTCCAGCTCGACGAGCTCATCGGGGGGATCGGCTCGGACCGCGAGTCCGTCATCCGCGACTACGTCGAGCTCGGCCGCAAGGACCGCTCGCTCGCCGACGTCAAGAACGCGCTCGGCGCGCTCGACTCGACCCAGCTCCTCGACCTCACGCTCATCGGCCGGGTCCTCGACCTGCCGGGTGGCGGCGAGGCTCTCGACGCCGCGGTCGCTCCGCACGGGTACCGGCTCCTGTCGAAGGTCCCCCGCCTCCCGGGCGCCATCATCGACCGCCTGGTCTCCCACTTCGGCGGCCTGCAGAAGCTCCTGGCCGCGAGCATCGACGACCTCATGGCCGTGGACGGCGTGGGCGAGCAGCGGGCACGCGCGGTCCGTGAGGGCCTGTCGCGTCTCGCCGAGTCGAGCATCCTCGAGCGGTACGTCTAG
- a CDS encoding A/G-specific adenine glycosylase, with product MSLSPAALAAGPRTTSPHAPLTSLAGPDPHADLRDAVGRWFTANARDLPWRRDDCSPWGVLVSEIMLQQTPVVRVEPAWRAWTERWPEPADLAAASTADVLRAWGSLGYPRRALRLQDCARAVVERHAGRVPEDADALLALPGVGEYTAAAVLAFAHRRRAVVVDTNVRRVLARAVSGTALPAPSYTAAERRLATSLTPPGDDDATLWAAASMELGALVCTARSPRCEVCPVADLCAWRAAGSPPDEHGARRRTQSWEGTDRQARGRVMAALRGADGPVHRDVVGGLWPDAAQLGRCVASLVEDGLVEQDGEVYRLPA from the coding sequence ATGTCGCTCTCCCCCGCCGCCCTCGCCGCCGGTCCTCGCACGACCAGCCCCCACGCACCTCTGACGAGCCTCGCAGGCCCGGACCCCCACGCGGACCTGCGCGACGCCGTCGGGCGGTGGTTCACCGCGAACGCACGCGACCTGCCGTGGCGTCGCGACGACTGCTCACCCTGGGGCGTCCTGGTCAGCGAGATCATGCTGCAGCAGACGCCCGTGGTGCGGGTCGAGCCCGCGTGGCGCGCCTGGACGGAGCGCTGGCCCGAGCCCGCGGACCTCGCGGCGGCGTCGACGGCCGACGTCCTGCGCGCCTGGGGAAGCCTGGGGTACCCGCGGCGCGCGCTGCGTCTGCAGGACTGCGCGCGGGCGGTCGTCGAGCGCCACGCGGGGCGCGTCCCGGAGGACGCCGACGCGCTCCTCGCGCTGCCGGGGGTCGGGGAGTACACGGCCGCGGCGGTCCTGGCCTTCGCGCACCGGCGTCGCGCGGTCGTCGTCGACACCAACGTGCGGCGGGTCCTGGCACGCGCGGTGTCGGGCACCGCGCTGCCCGCGCCGTCGTACACGGCGGCCGAGCGACGGCTCGCGACGTCGCTCACCCCTCCCGGCGACGACGACGCGACACTGTGGGCCGCGGCCTCGATGGAGCTGGGTGCGCTCGTGTGCACGGCGCGCTCGCCGCGCTGCGAGGTGTGCCCGGTCGCGGACCTGTGCGCGTGGCGCGCCGCGGGCAGCCCGCCGGACGAGCACGGTGCCCGACGCCGGACCCAGTCCTGGGAGGGCACGGACCGGCAGGCGCGGGGCCGGGTCATGGCCGCGCTGCGCGGGGCGGACGGGCCTGTGCACCGCGACGTGGTCGGCGGGCTGTGGCCCGACGCGGCGCAGCTCGGGCGGTGCGTCGCGAGCCTGGTCGAGGACGGGCTGGTCGAGCAGGACGGCGAGGTCTACCGGCTCCCGGCGTGA
- a CDS encoding amino-acid N-acetyltransferase has protein sequence MTSSPTPTLTLRPALPADVRAIRSLVEPYAEERILLAKEMVGYYEAVQEFVVADAGEPGTPDVVGCGALHVMWDDLAEIRTLAVDRARLGTGVGHRLVVELLERARALGLERVFCLTFEVDFFRAHGFEAIEGTPVSPDVYAELLRSHDDGVAEFLDLARVKPNTLGNTRMLITL, from the coding sequence GTGACGAGCAGCCCCACGCCCACCCTGACGCTCCGCCCCGCCCTGCCGGCCGACGTGCGCGCGATCCGGTCCCTCGTCGAGCCCTACGCCGAGGAACGCATCCTGCTGGCCAAGGAGATGGTCGGCTACTACGAGGCCGTGCAGGAGTTCGTGGTCGCCGACGCCGGCGAGCCGGGCACCCCCGACGTCGTGGGCTGCGGCGCGCTGCACGTCATGTGGGACGACCTCGCCGAGATCCGCACGCTCGCGGTGGACCGCGCCCGGCTCGGCACCGGGGTGGGGCACCGCCTCGTCGTCGAGCTCCTGGAGCGAGCCCGCGCCCTGGGTCTCGAACGGGTCTTCTGCCTCACCTTCGAGGTCGACTTCTTCCGGGCGCACGGGTTCGAGGCGATCGAGGGCACCCCCGTGTCGCCCGACGTCTACGCCGAGCTCCTGCGCTCGCACGACGACGGCGTGGCCGAGTTCCTCGACCTCGCGCGCGTCAAGCCCAACACCCTGGGCAACACCCGCATGCTCATCACGCTCTGA
- a CDS encoding sugar-binding transcriptional regulator, which yields MADREQDVLRAASMYYLQDMKMEAIAKHLRTSRSTVSRLVKRARETGLVEITLRPTQSRAPGLGAHISATYGIDAYVVPVPDSTQQVDRLDQVALTTARLLGSWFDSDMILGIAWGTTLAAISRHLSRKPTRGSAVVQLNGAANTRTSGVHYAGDLIAGFGAAFDAHVHHFPVPAFFDYAETKQAMWRERSVRRVLDVQRRADVALFSVGAVSGGVPSHVYSAGYLEPEDIAVLDAEGVVGDVCTVFLRADGTYRDIALNERATGPGPDELKRIPQRICAVAGDNKVAPLRAALRAGVVTHLVVDEITASHLIEQETGRIAVARTRLESMQSGA from the coding sequence ATGGCGGATCGGGAGCAGGACGTCCTCCGGGCGGCCTCGATGTACTACCTCCAGGACATGAAGATGGAGGCGATCGCCAAGCACCTGCGCACCTCGCGCTCGACCGTGTCGCGCTTGGTCAAGAGAGCACGTGAGACGGGTCTGGTGGAGATCACGCTCCGGCCCACGCAGAGCAGGGCGCCCGGTCTCGGGGCGCACATCTCCGCCACCTACGGCATCGACGCCTACGTGGTGCCGGTCCCCGACTCGACGCAGCAGGTCGACCGGCTCGACCAGGTGGCTCTCACGACCGCGCGTCTGCTCGGGTCGTGGTTCGACTCGGACATGATCCTCGGCATCGCGTGGGGCACCACGCTCGCGGCGATCTCGCGACACCTGAGCCGCAAGCCCACACGGGGCTCGGCCGTCGTGCAGCTCAACGGGGCGGCCAACACGCGAACGTCCGGGGTGCACTACGCGGGTGACCTGATCGCCGGGTTCGGTGCGGCGTTCGACGCGCACGTGCACCATTTCCCAGTGCCCGCGTTCTTCGACTACGCCGAGACGAAGCAGGCGATGTGGCGCGAGCGGTCGGTCCGGCGGGTGCTCGACGTCCAGCGCAGGGCCGACGTCGCACTGTTCTCGGTGGGTGCCGTCTCGGGCGGGGTGCCGAGCCACGTGTACTCGGCGGGCTACCTGGAGCCCGAGGACATCGCGGTGCTGGACGCCGAGGGGGTGGTCGGCGACGTGTGCACGGTGTTCCTGCGTGCCGACGGCACCTATCGGGACATCGCGCTCAACGAGCGGGCGACGGGTCCCGGGCCCGACGAGCTCAAGCGCATCCCGCAGCGCATCTGCGCGGTCGCGGGGGACAACAAGGTCGCACCGCTGCGGGCGGCGCTGCGAGCGGGGGTCGTCACGCACCTGGTCGTCGACGAGATCACGGCCTCGCACCTGATCGAGCAGGAGACGGGGCGTATCGCGGTCGCCCGGACGCGACTCGAAAGTATGCAGTCAGGTGCATGA